One part of the Rutidosis leptorrhynchoides isolate AG116_Rl617_1_P2 unplaced genomic scaffold, CSIRO_AGI_Rlap_v1 contig231, whole genome shotgun sequence genome encodes these proteins:
- the LOC139882131 gene encoding low affinity sulfate transporter 3-like, translating to MGSLPANDTYHSDVLEDRLQPEMEESACRTERTNWLLNSPEAPNLWRQLIGSFKEATCLPGKIKKNSKKQNGKDHSPVSLLMGVFPILDWGRSYNAWKFKRDLMAGLTLASLCIPQSISYANLARLDAQYGLYTSVVPPLIYSVMGSSKEIAIGPVAVVSMLLSSMIPKIVDPTADPIGYRNFVFTVTFFAGTFQFIFGLFRLGFLIDFLSHAAIVGFMAGAAIVIGLQQLKGLFGISNSSNKTDVVSVLHSVFKSLQHHWYPLNVVLGCSFLILLLLSRYVGRRNKKLFWLSAMAPLLSVILSTLIVFLTKADDHGVKIVKHIKGGINPISLHQLQFKSPHLGEAAKIGFITAIVALTEAIAVGRSFASIKGYHLDGNKEMLAMGCTNLVGSMTSCYVATGSFSRTAVNFSAGCETVVSNIVMAITVVLSLEAFTKLLYYTPTAILASIILSALPGLIDIKEARNIWKVDKLDFLACVGAFLGVLFASVEIGLLVALIISFAKLLLNSIRPAIGALGRLPRTDIFCEMNQYPMAIKTPGIMIIRVNSALLCFANANFIRERILACLDEEDDENEETAKGRIQVVILDLSNVMNIDTSGIIAMEELNKKLVSHGIQLAMANPRWQVINKLKRANFINKIGAEWIFLTVSEAVNACIALKLAGPSSC from the exons ATGGGTTCACTTCCAGCAAATGATACTTACCACAGCGATGTTCTCGAGGACAGGCTGCAACCAGAGATGGAAGAATCGGCTTGTCGAACGGAGAGAACAAACTGGTTGCTTAACAGTCCTGAGGCACCAAATCTATGGCGACAGCTTATCGGCTCCTTCAAAGAAGCCACGTGTCTCCCTGGAAAAATCAAGAAGAACTCGAAAAAACAGAACGGAAAAGACCATTCTCCAGTTTCGTTATTGATGGGTGTTTTTCCGATCCTAGATTGGGGAAGGAGTTACAATGCTTGGAAATTTAAACGTGATTTAATGGCCGGTTTAACTCTTGCTAGCCTATGCATTCCTCAG AGTATTAGTTATGCTAATCTAGCCAGACTTGATGCTCAGTATGgcctat ATACAAGTGTTGTACCTCCATTGATATATTCTGTAATGGGGAGCTCTAAGGAGATAGCTATCGGACCCGTAGCCGTAGTTTCAATGCTTCTATCATCCATGATTCCCAAAATCGTCGATCCGACAGCCGATCCTATTGGCTACAGAAACTTTGTTTTTACGGTCACATTTTTCGCGGGAACTTTCCAATTTATTTTTGGATTGTTCAGGCTAGGATTTCTTATCGATTTCCTTTCCCATGCCGCGATTGTCGGATTCATGGCTGGAGCAGCCATTGTCATTGGTCTTCAACAACTCAAGGGCCTTTTCGGAATCAGCAACTCCTCAAACAAAACAGATGTTGTCTCTGTTTTGCATTCTGTTTTTAAATCATTACAACATCAT TGGTACCCTCTGAATGTTGTATTGGGTTGCTCTTTCTTAATCCTCCTTTTACTCTCCAGATATGTT GGAAGAAGAAACAAGAAGCTTTTCTGGTTGTCGGCAATGGCCCCACTCTTATCAGTAATATTATCTACTTTGATAGTATTCTTGACAAAAGCTGATGATCATGGAGTTAAAATTGTAAAGCACATAAAAGGGGGAATCAATCCAATCTCTCTTCATCAGTTACAATTTAAAAGCCCACATCTTGGGGAAGCAGCCAAAATCGGATTTATTACTGCTATTGTTGCTCTCACT GAAGCAATTGCCGTTGGTCGATCATTTGCGTCGATAAAAGGCTACCATCTTGACGGAAACAAGGAAATGCTTGCTATGGGATGCACGAACCTTGTCGGTTCAATGACTTCTTGCTATGTAGCTACTG GTTCATTCTCGAGAACGGCGGTGAACTTCAGTGCAGGATGTGAGACAGTAGTGTCAAATATAGTGATGGCAATTACAGTTGTTTTGTCACTAGAAGCCTTCACTAAGCTCTTGTACTACACCCCGACAGCCATTTTAGCGTCGATAATCCTGTCAGCGCTTCCTGGACTTATCGACATTAAAGAAGCTCGAAACATTTGGAAAGTCGACAAATTGGATTTCCTCGCTTGTGTTGGCGCTTTCCTCGGAGTCTTGTTTGCATCTGTGGAAATCGGACTTCTAGTCGCT CTAATAATCTCGTTTGCCAAATTATTGCTCAACTCGATTCGGCCTGCGATTGGAGCACTAGGAAGACTTCCAAGAACAGATATCTTCTGTGAGATGAATCAGTATCCCATGGCAATTAAAACTCCTGGGATCATGATAATTCGGGTCAATTCTGCTTTGCTTTGTTTCGCAAATGCCAATTTCATAAGAGAGAG GATACTGGCGTGCCTCGACGAAGAAGATGACGAAAATGAAGAAACCGCTAAAGGAAGAATTCAAGTAGTAATCCTCGACTTGTCAA ATGTTATGAATATCGACACTTCAGGAATCATTGCGATGGAAGAACTCAACAAGAAGTTGGTTTCACATGGCATACAA TTAGCTATGGCAAATCCGAGATGGCAAGTGATCAACAAGCTAAAACGAGCAAATTTTATCAACAAAATCGGAGCAGAATGGATATTTCTCACGGTCTCTGAAGCTGTCAATGCTTGCATTGCTTTGAAATTAGCTGGTCCAAGCAGCTGTTGA